In Saccharicrinis fermentans DSM 9555 = JCM 21142, a genomic segment contains:
- a CDS encoding polyprenol monophosphomannose synthase — translation MSDSLVIIPTYNEKENIENIINVVFSLPKDFHILIIEDNSPDGTADIIKRLISEKYPNKLHILERKGKLGLGTAYLTGFKWGIEKKYDYIFEMDADFSHPPEKLLALYDACREGADLAIGSRYKSGVNVVNWPMGRVLMSYFASVYVRFITGMKIMDTTAGFKCYKRATLETLPLDRIRLKGYAFQIEMKFTTWKYGFNIIEVPIVFTDRQKGTSKMSGGIFNEAVWGVIKMKIASWFKKYQR, via the coding sequence GTGAGCGATAGTTTAGTTATCATACCCACCTACAACGAGAAGGAAAATATTGAGAACATAATCAATGTGGTTTTTTCTTTACCCAAGGATTTTCATATTTTAATTATTGAAGACAATTCACCCGATGGAACCGCCGACATTATAAAACGATTAATCTCGGAAAAATATCCCAACAAGCTCCATATATTAGAGAGAAAAGGCAAACTAGGCTTAGGAACAGCTTATTTAACAGGCTTTAAATGGGGCATTGAAAAAAAGTATGACTATATTTTTGAAATGGATGCAGATTTTTCGCACCCTCCCGAAAAATTATTAGCTTTATATGACGCTTGTAGAGAAGGAGCTGATCTGGCCATCGGCTCCAGATACAAATCGGGCGTAAACGTTGTAAACTGGCCTATGGGGCGTGTATTAATGTCGTATTTTGCATCAGTATACGTAAGGTTCATCACCGGCATGAAAATCATGGACACCACTGCAGGCTTCAAATGTTATAAGAGAGCAACACTAGAAACCCTTCCTCTAGATAGGATTAGACTCAAGGGCTATGCCTTTCAAATAGAAATGAAATTTACAACTTGGAAGTATGGCTTCAACATTATAGAGGTTCCCATTGTTTTTACTGACAGACAAAAAGGAACTTCAAAAATGAGCGGCGGGATTTTTAACGAAGCCGTTTGGGGAGTGATAAAAATGAAAATTGCAAGTTGGTTTAAAAAATACCAACGCTAA
- a CDS encoding dihydroorotase — MSLTLIKNIKIINQGQSYIGSILISGDKIERIYKDGDTLPTADHIIYGEGKLLLPGAIDDQVHFREPGLTHKADIYTESRAAVAGGITSYMEMPNTTPQATTQQILEDKYNRAAQKSIANYSFYMGATNDNLDELLKTDPEKVCGIKVFMGSSTGNMLVDNEDTLGAIFSQAPTLIATHCEDEDTIQANLKAYKEKYGEEVPFEMHHLIRSEEACYKSSLRASTLARKHGARLHILHLTTAKELELLDKDMPLEDKKITGEACVHHLWFTNEDYKKYGALIKWNPAIKTPKDRAALREALKNGNLDVVATDHAPHTKEEKKGTYFKAPSGGPLVQHAMVAMLEMVNQGIFTYEQVVEKMCHAPAILFRVRERGFIKEGYKADLVIVEPKSPWVVASENIYSKCGWSPFEGQKFSHHISHTFVNGHLAYLNGTFNDKHMGERLLFNR; from the coding sequence ATGAGCTTAACATTGATAAAAAACATTAAAATAATAAACCAAGGACAATCATATATTGGTAGTATCTTGATTTCCGGTGATAAAATTGAACGCATATATAAGGACGGAGATACTCTGCCCACAGCTGATCATATCATCTATGGAGAAGGCAAATTACTGCTTCCCGGTGCTATTGATGATCAAGTACATTTTCGTGAGCCTGGACTTACGCACAAAGCCGACATATATACAGAATCGAGAGCTGCTGTGGCAGGAGGTATTACTTCTTATATGGAAATGCCCAATACCACTCCTCAGGCCACAACCCAACAGATACTGGAAGATAAATATAATCGGGCTGCCCAAAAATCCATCGCCAACTACTCCTTCTACATGGGGGCAACCAACGATAATCTGGACGAGTTGTTAAAGACAGATCCTGAAAAGGTATGCGGAATCAAAGTCTTCATGGGCTCTTCCACAGGTAATATGCTGGTAGACAATGAAGATACACTGGGAGCTATATTTTCACAGGCTCCTACTTTAATAGCTACTCATTGCGAAGATGAAGACACGATTCAAGCTAACCTAAAGGCCTACAAAGAAAAGTACGGCGAGGAAGTTCCTTTTGAGATGCATCACCTTATACGGTCTGAGGAAGCATGCTACAAATCATCATTACGCGCATCAACCTTGGCCAGGAAACACGGAGCACGCTTACATATCTTACACCTAACCACAGCCAAAGAACTGGAGTTACTAGATAAAGACATGCCTTTGGAGGATAAAAAAATTACTGGAGAAGCCTGTGTACACCATTTGTGGTTTACAAACGAGGATTATAAAAAATACGGGGCGCTCATAAAATGGAACCCAGCCATCAAAACACCTAAAGACCGAGCTGCCTTACGTGAAGCCTTGAAAAATGGAAATCTAGATGTCGTAGCTACCGACCACGCCCCGCATACCAAAGAAGAAAAAAAAGGAACCTATTTCAAAGCTCCATCCGGAGGCCCTTTGGTACAACATGCCATGGTGGCGATGCTAGAGATGGTAAACCAGGGTATTTTTACCTACGAACAGGTGGTGGAAAAAATGTGCCACGCTCCTGCCATTCTATTTCGCGTAAGAGAACGAGGCTTTATCAAAGAAGGCTATAAGGCCGATCTGGTCATAGTAGAGCCTAAATCACCATGGGTAGTTGCTTCAGAGAATATCTACTCTAAGTGCGGGTGGAGCCCCTTCGAAGGTCAAAAATTTTCTCACCACATAAGTCACACCTTTGTAAATGGCCACTTGGCATACCTCAATGGAACCTTTAATGATAAACACATGGGTGAGAGATTATTATTCAACCGCTAA
- a CDS encoding aspartate kinase: protein MIQVYKFGGASVKDASGIKNVCNIIKKISNPLVVVVSAMGKTTNAMEKLTEAFVQQNPVQMKTSFEAIFDYHNQIVRKLFEKDDPFMSKFDQLLKTLWERVQLNPGLNYDFEYDQIVSFGEIISTHIVSAYANSIGIANQWLDVRHLIKTDESYRDANVNWDLSSQFVHDNIDFKQQQVYITQGFIGSTINNITTTLGREGSDYSGAVLAHVLNADSLSIWKDVPGVLNADPRWYPFAQKLKEISYSEAVELAYYGAQVIHPKTLKPLQNKNIPLFVKSFLDEELEGTVIRTEESGELDVPVYILKQDQLFITISPKDFSFILEDNLSDIFAIFSRNRIKINLMQNSALNFTVCVNNVRDISKLISDLQKDFVVKYNEQVELLTIRNYTDASIQEMIQGKEVVDSQLSRKTARFVVKESAWLFH, encoded by the coding sequence ATGATTCAAGTATATAAGTTTGGTGGAGCGTCCGTTAAAGATGCTTCAGGTATTAAAAATGTTTGTAACATTATAAAAAAAATATCCAATCCATTGGTGGTGGTGGTCTCGGCCATGGGAAAGACTACGAATGCCATGGAAAAACTAACAGAGGCCTTTGTCCAACAAAATCCTGTTCAAATGAAAACTTCATTTGAAGCTATTTTTGACTATCATAACCAGATAGTGCGTAAATTGTTTGAGAAAGATGACCCTTTTATGTCGAAGTTTGATCAACTCTTAAAAACTTTATGGGAAAGAGTGCAGTTGAATCCAGGGTTGAATTATGATTTTGAGTATGATCAGATTGTTTCTTTTGGAGAAATAATTTCTACACATATTGTGAGTGCCTATGCCAATTCTATTGGGATAGCGAACCAATGGCTGGATGTTCGGCATCTGATTAAAACAGACGAGAGTTACCGTGATGCTAATGTTAATTGGGACTTGAGTTCGCAGTTTGTACATGATAATATTGACTTTAAGCAACAACAGGTATATATAACACAAGGATTTATTGGTTCCACTATTAATAATATTACCACCACTCTTGGTCGTGAAGGATCTGATTATTCGGGTGCTGTGTTAGCGCATGTGTTGAACGCAGACAGTTTGTCTATCTGGAAGGATGTTCCGGGTGTTTTGAATGCGGACCCGCGTTGGTATCCTTTTGCTCAAAAACTGAAGGAGATTTCTTATTCTGAGGCTGTAGAGTTGGCTTATTATGGAGCACAGGTTATTCACCCAAAAACATTGAAGCCTCTTCAAAATAAAAATATCCCTCTATTTGTAAAATCTTTTTTGGATGAAGAGTTGGAGGGAACTGTGATTCGAACAGAGGAATCAGGAGAACTTGATGTGCCAGTGTATATATTAAAGCAAGATCAGCTTTTTATCACCATCTCACCTAAAGATTTCTCCTTTATTTTAGAGGATAACCTGAGTGATATCTTTGCTATTTTTAGTCGTAACAGAATTAAGATTAACTTGATGCAGAATTCAGCCTTGAATTTTACTGTTTGTGTTAATAATGTACGCGATATTAGTAAGCTAATTAGTGATTTACAAAAGGATTTTGTAGTAAAATATAATGAGCAGGTAGAATTATTGACCATCAGAAATTATACCGATGCTTCTATTCAAGAAATGATACAAGGGAAAGAAGTGGTAGATTCTCAATTAAGTCGTAAAACAGCAAGGTTTGTTGTTAAGGAGAGTGCTTGGTTGTTTCATTAG
- the fbp gene encoding class 1 fructose-bisphosphatase: protein MNQYEVITLNEFILESQSQFPQAEGDLSHLLHHVGTAAKIVNREVNKAGLVDILGEIGTCNVQGEDQKKLDIFANDHFINSLHSCGEVCAIASEENESFILFDDDMARNGKYVFLMDPLDGSSNIDVNVSIGTIFSIYKRKTKQGEKATMEDFLQPGTEQVAAGYILYGSSTMLVYTTGQGINGFTLDPSIGEFCLSHKKIKSPEDGIIYSINEGNYLKFPAGVKQYIKYCQEKDVDTQRPYSSRYIGSLVSDVHRNLLKGGIFMYPITESAPKGKLRLLYECNPIAFIIEQAGGKATDGHKRTMEIKPSSLHQRTPFYCGSTNMVNKVEEFIRVFG, encoded by the coding sequence ATGAATCAATACGAAGTAATTACCCTGAATGAGTTCATCTTAGAAAGTCAATCACAATTCCCTCAGGCAGAGGGAGACCTTTCTCACCTACTACACCATGTGGGAACAGCTGCTAAAATTGTTAACCGCGAAGTAAACAAAGCAGGACTTGTGGATATTTTAGGAGAAATAGGGACATGCAATGTACAAGGTGAAGACCAAAAAAAACTGGATATATTCGCCAATGATCACTTTATCAATTCACTCCACTCCTGTGGAGAGGTATGTGCCATTGCTTCGGAGGAGAATGAAAGCTTCATACTATTTGATGATGATATGGCTCGCAATGGAAAATATGTATTTTTGATGGATCCCCTTGACGGGTCTTCAAATATTGACGTAAACGTATCCATTGGCACTATCTTCTCCATCTACAAACGCAAAACCAAACAAGGAGAAAAAGCAACCATGGAGGACTTCTTGCAACCGGGTACAGAGCAAGTTGCTGCCGGCTACATATTGTATGGCTCCTCTACCATGTTAGTGTATACAACAGGGCAAGGAATCAATGGTTTTACCCTGGATCCCTCTATCGGTGAATTCTGCTTATCCCATAAAAAAATAAAAAGTCCGGAAGACGGCATTATATATTCCATCAACGAAGGTAACTATTTAAAATTCCCCGCAGGAGTTAAGCAGTATATTAAATATTGTCAAGAAAAGGATGTGGACACCCAACGCCCATATTCATCCAGATATATCGGTTCGTTGGTTTCAGATGTTCACCGTAATCTATTGAAAGGTGGCATATTTATGTACCCCATTACAGAAAGTGCACCCAAGGGAAAACTACGATTATTATACGAATGTAATCCCATAGCTTTTATCATAGAGCAGGCTGGCGGTAAGGCAACCGATGGCCACAAACGGACCATGGAAATAAAACCCTCATCGCTACACCAACGAACACCTTTTTACTGTGGATCAACCAACATGGTTAATAAGGTAGAAGAATTCATTCGCGTATTTGGATAA
- a CDS encoding RagB/SusD family nutrient uptake outer membrane protein: MIHIIFRYIGFLLVVGFLFSSCTDLEEEVIDEIISADINDVKQSGEKLLAATYDKGEGIFCNYSGIWCLQQMTTDETVLPVRGEDWRDGGNWKTLHEFTWDAYSVKPEGNWNNLNGAIAQALTTIDVLENSEEANRDMFLAEARCLWALYTYYLADLFGQVPYRDPANIDFAVLPDILTAEEAVNKCIAIVEICIPDLVALGDNGTHAGRFTKEGAYALLAHMYLNKAVYDDRYNESSAFEFTTTKYMDSVIFYCDKIISGASFSLEDDYFQIFDVDNQYNKEHIFSIIQVATGDNRGQNDFTYLAMGRNQKANPDNNRGSNATCTTPEYYALWDNNRSDPRFRKYTLKNGGEVFKNDGTDYSLPYDGVFHFNRGFQEGQQYGPIITDGAFEMDPSDASRVLVQQLYTEKTPDLLMDFTRELHFDAAYDAAFTQNQINRGVRIFKHEYDAENTRSNGGVDIPVFRLGQVYTMRAEAKFRNGDVSGALDDINLLRSSRWSVDIDGHPFYGQTLSVLTEEILYNEISYELYWEAQRRQEMIRFGKFEEAYTAKPASEPFRRVFAIPQSELDVNVDLRQNKGYD; the protein is encoded by the coding sequence ATGATACATATAATATTTAGGTATATTGGTTTTTTATTAGTCGTTGGATTTTTGTTTTCTTCGTGTACAGATCTTGAAGAGGAAGTGATTGATGAAATTATTTCTGCAGATATAAATGATGTTAAACAATCGGGAGAAAAGCTGCTGGCAGCAACTTACGATAAAGGCGAAGGTATCTTTTGTAACTATAGTGGTATTTGGTGCTTGCAGCAAATGACGACTGATGAGACTGTTTTACCCGTGAGAGGAGAAGATTGGCGAGATGGTGGTAATTGGAAAACGTTACATGAGTTTACTTGGGATGCCTATAGTGTGAAGCCTGAAGGAAACTGGAATAATCTAAATGGTGCTATTGCTCAGGCTTTAACAACGATAGATGTGTTGGAGAATAGTGAAGAAGCAAATAGGGATATGTTTCTCGCTGAGGCCAGGTGTTTATGGGCATTGTATACCTATTATCTGGCTGATTTGTTTGGTCAGGTGCCTTATCGGGATCCGGCAAATATTGATTTTGCGGTATTGCCTGATATTCTAACAGCCGAAGAGGCGGTTAATAAGTGTATCGCGATTGTGGAGATCTGCATTCCCGATTTAGTCGCATTAGGTGACAACGGAACCCATGCTGGTAGGTTTACAAAAGAAGGTGCTTATGCTTTATTGGCTCATATGTATCTAAATAAAGCCGTTTACGACGATAGATATAATGAATCATCTGCTTTTGAGTTTACTACTACAAAGTATATGGATTCTGTTATTTTTTATTGCGATAAGATTATTAGTGGTGCTTCGTTTTCGTTGGAAGATGATTATTTTCAGATTTTTGATGTTGATAATCAGTATAATAAGGAGCATATATTTTCTATTATACAGGTGGCTACGGGTGATAATAGAGGGCAGAACGATTTTACATATCTAGCGATGGGACGTAACCAAAAGGCCAATCCTGATAATAATAGAGGGTCTAATGCTACCTGCACTACGCCTGAGTATTATGCTTTATGGGATAATAATAGGTCTGATCCTCGCTTTAGAAAATACACCTTGAAAAATGGAGGCGAAGTGTTTAAAAATGATGGTACTGATTATAGCCTTCCTTATGATGGGGTTTTTCATTTTAACAGAGGATTTCAGGAAGGGCAGCAGTATGGTCCTATAATTACTGATGGAGCCTTTGAGATGGATCCCTCCGATGCTTCCAGAGTATTGGTGCAGCAGTTGTATACTGAGAAAACGCCTGACTTGTTAATGGATTTTACACGGGAGCTTCATTTTGATGCAGCCTATGATGCTGCTTTTACACAAAATCAGATCAACCGGGGTGTGAGAATCTTTAAACATGAATACGATGCGGAGAATACCCGCAGCAATGGAGGTGTAGATATACCTGTATTTCGTTTGGGGCAGGTATATACCATGCGTGCAGAAGCTAAATTCAGAAACGGAGATGTGAGTGGAGCCCTGGATGATATTAACTTGTTGAGGTCTTCAAGGTGGAGTGTCGATATAGATGGTCATCCTTTTTATGGTCAAACGCTTTCTGTTCTTACAGAAGAAATTCTTTATAATGAAATTAGCTATGAGTTATACTGGGAAGCACAACGACGTCAGGAAATGATTCGATTTGGTAAGTTTGAAGAAGCTTATACCGCTAAACCTGCATCAGAACCCTTTCGTAGAGTTTTTGCCATCCCTCAGTCAGAACTGGATGTGAATGTAGATTTAAGGCAGAATAAAGGATATGATTAG
- a CDS encoding SusC/RagA family TonB-linked outer membrane protein, which translates to MIRKSKSKNYSKLLRIFLCGLCLLAFVSVNVEAQDGRKVKVSIEVKNQTLVNIFKSIENQSGYHFAFANNVIDDDKTYSLKYSDESIYVVLDFLGGMAGFDYKVSGEKITVRKISKITLSGKVVDADTREPLVGVAVMLSGTTTGTITDMNGEYFLDVYPTSTITTSYISYDEQVVKLEGRTKLDIALEPTVNGLSEVVVVGYASQNRKDVTGAVDVINADSFNEGVMSNAEQLFQGKISGVRVLNSSGEPGAGVDVMIRGAGSIRSGNTPLFVIDGMPLTNENVSPGGIDEGIGSSRSKNPLNFLNPSDIESVSVLKDASAAAIYGARGSNGVVLITTKKGDKGKSRFTLDSYRGVSNVAKKLDLLTGSEYATVNPDQMYAQDVSTDWQEALFRSAITTSNNLSFSNNTETNHYYMSISHLHQEGIIEENSFERLSGRFNVKQSFFDDDRLTISSNITASNTKDVGVPTSDNTSATGELITHMLKANPTRPVYDENGDLFDFDTEGSYNPLYMLDFYDDQTQTLRVLGNFELSLKLFKGLVYRLTYGVDKSNSERNTTYYPNTSEIESDGAYYQQNYDMYNYLIEHYMTYNLVKGAHKLRGLGGFSYQRFKRTGTTFGFIGFEDNGVNPAHNPSGGRTQLEGDGFAEINELQSYFGRINYSFKDKYLLTASLRADGSTRFGKNNKYGYFPSFALGWNLSQEKFMRSIEAINNMKIRASWGQTGNQEVPNKVTKETYSEQASTGYYMYGQDQAIVNGITFTRTANDDLKWEVVSQLNVGLDYSLFNNKLYGSVDYYNKTTTDAILLIPSTQPNISDVWTNIDGEIVNRGIEFSLGSRLVRKKDFSWTIDLNGATLKNEVKNLPLSEILTGRVSGSGVTGETVNIYKNGYSAGSFYLRHHEGFDDNGISIVSDEKQITESALPTFTYGVSNVLNYKNVDLSFSLVGQSGAYLFNNTKLATSVMSNLLASKNVTKDVLNSGQSANDAIVVSDYYLEKSDYLKLSNLQLGYSFNTEKINWLSEARVYATGQNLWTWTDYSGFDPSVNTTKNVGGNSSLGMDYASYPSAKTILFGITIKY; encoded by the coding sequence ATGATTAGGAAATCAAAAAGTAAAAATTATTCGAAATTATTGCGAATATTTTTATGTGGATTATGTCTGTTGGCTTTTGTAAGTGTCAATGTGGAGGCACAAGACGGAAGGAAAGTAAAAGTATCTATAGAAGTTAAGAACCAAACGTTGGTAAATATTTTTAAAAGTATCGAAAACCAATCAGGTTATCACTTTGCTTTTGCCAATAATGTGATTGATGATGATAAAACCTATAGTTTGAAGTATAGTGACGAATCTATTTATGTAGTCCTGGATTTTCTGGGGGGCATGGCTGGTTTTGATTATAAAGTCTCGGGGGAGAAGATCACTGTTCGAAAGATCTCAAAAATAACCCTAAGCGGTAAGGTGGTAGATGCTGACACTAGAGAACCTTTGGTGGGTGTTGCTGTGATGTTGAGTGGTACCACAACCGGAACGATCACGGATATGAATGGAGAATATTTTTTAGATGTTTACCCCACATCTACCATTACAACTTCGTATATAAGTTATGACGAGCAAGTTGTTAAATTGGAAGGAAGAACAAAGCTTGATATTGCGTTAGAACCTACGGTCAATGGTCTTTCGGAGGTGGTGGTGGTAGGTTATGCAAGCCAAAATCGTAAAGATGTTACAGGCGCTGTAGATGTGATTAATGCAGACTCTTTCAATGAGGGTGTAATGTCAAATGCAGAGCAGTTATTTCAAGGGAAAATATCAGGTGTTCGGGTCTTAAACTCCAGTGGAGAACCTGGCGCAGGGGTAGATGTGATGATTCGGGGGGCGGGTTCCATCCGTAGTGGAAATACCCCGTTATTTGTTATTGATGGGATGCCTTTGACCAACGAAAATGTTAGTCCTGGTGGTATCGACGAAGGGATCGGATCCTCCAGATCAAAGAATCCACTTAATTTTCTAAATCCTTCAGATATTGAATCTGTAAGTGTTCTGAAAGATGCTTCAGCCGCCGCCATTTATGGTGCGAGAGGTTCCAATGGTGTTGTTTTAATTACCACAAAAAAAGGAGATAAGGGTAAATCGCGTTTTACCCTGGATTCTTATAGGGGTGTTTCTAATGTTGCTAAAAAATTAGATTTGTTAACAGGGAGTGAATATGCTACCGTGAATCCGGATCAAATGTATGCTCAGGATGTATCAACGGATTGGCAGGAAGCGCTCTTTAGGAGCGCAATAACGACCAGTAACAATCTATCATTTTCAAATAATACAGAGACAAATCATTATTATATGTCCATTAGTCATCTACATCAAGAAGGTATCATTGAAGAAAATAGTTTTGAGAGATTGTCGGGACGGTTCAATGTAAAACAATCGTTTTTTGATGATGACAGATTAACCATCAGTTCAAATATTACAGCATCAAATACGAAGGATGTTGGTGTTCCTACCAGTGATAATACAAGTGCTACAGGTGAGTTGATAACCCATATGTTAAAAGCCAACCCAACTCGTCCGGTCTATGATGAAAACGGGGATTTGTTCGACTTTGATACAGAGGGAAGTTATAATCCTTTATATATGCTCGACTTTTATGATGATCAAACTCAAACATTAAGGGTGCTGGGTAATTTTGAGCTTAGTTTAAAATTGTTTAAGGGATTAGTGTATCGCTTGACCTATGGTGTAGATAAATCTAATTCGGAACGAAATACAACCTATTATCCTAATACTTCCGAAATAGAAAGTGACGGGGCTTATTATCAGCAAAATTATGATATGTATAATTATTTGATTGAACATTATATGACATATAATCTTGTGAAAGGAGCTCATAAGTTAAGGGGGTTGGGAGGTTTTTCTTATCAACGATTTAAAAGAACGGGAACCACGTTTGGGTTTATTGGCTTTGAAGATAATGGTGTTAATCCGGCCCATAATCCGAGTGGGGGTAGAACTCAGTTAGAAGGAGATGGTTTTGCAGAGATCAATGAGTTACAGTCTTATTTTGGACGGATAAATTATTCATTCAAGGATAAATATTTACTAACAGCATCTCTTAGGGCCGATGGTTCAACACGCTTTGGCAAAAATAACAAGTATGGTTATTTTCCTTCATTTGCACTGGGGTGGAATTTGTCTCAGGAGAAATTTATGCGCTCTATTGAAGCTATTAATAATATGAAAATAAGGGCTAGCTGGGGACAAACAGGTAATCAGGAGGTTCCTAATAAGGTAACCAAAGAAACCTATTCAGAGCAAGCTTCAACAGGTTACTATATGTATGGGCAGGATCAGGCAATCGTCAATGGAATTACCTTTACGCGTACTGCGAATGATGATTTAAAATGGGAGGTTGTTTCTCAATTGAATGTTGGTTTGGATTACAGTCTGTTCAATAATAAGCTATATGGCTCTGTAGATTATTATAATAAGACAACAACGGATGCTATTCTTTTAATTCCATCTACTCAGCCAAATATTTCGGATGTGTGGACGAATATCGATGGTGAGATTGTTAATCGTGGTATCGAGTTTTCCTTGGGGAGCCGTTTAGTTAGAAAAAAAGACTTTTCGTGGACAATAGACCTCAATGGAGCTACTCTCAAAAATGAAGTTAAAAACCTTCCTTTAAGTGAAATATTAACCGGAAGAGTCTCTGGGTCAGGTGTTACTGGAGAGACAGTGAATATTTATAAGAATGGCTATTCTGCGGGTTCTTTTTACCTGAGACATCATGAAGGATTTGATGATAATGGTATTTCAATAGTCAGTGATGAAAAACAAATTACTGAAAGTGCTTTGCCTACATTTACTTATGGAGTGAGTAATGTGTTGAATTATAAAAATGTGGATTTGTCCTTTAGTCTTGTGGGGCAGTCAGGCGCCTATCTTTTTAATAATACCAAGCTGGCAACCAGCGTGATGTCAAATTTGCTGGCAAGTAAAAATGTAACCAAAGATGTTCTTAACTCCGGTCAATCAGCAAATGATGCCATTGTGGTATCTGATTATTATCTCGAAAAGTCAGACTACCTCAAATTAAGCAACCTTCAATTGGGATACTCATTTAATACCGAAAAAATAAATTGGTTGAGCGAAGCAAGAGTTTATGCAACGGGTCAAAATTTGTGGACATGGACCGATTATTCAGGCTTTGACCCTTCGGTTAATACTACTAAAAATGTGGGAGGGAATTCCTCTTTGGGTATGGACTATGCTTCTTATCCCAGTGCAAAAACTATTTTGTTTGGTATAACAATTAAATACTAA
- a CDS encoding FecR family protein: MKNRQFKRLLDLYISNEIDAKGKKTMDDFFVFFQTKNERDAFANVQEKESIRKEIFSNVVTSIKHQKRIRILSWFTRIAASIMIVFGIGYGLLRSLHNYSSTSMVTVNTRYGERRTVVLSDSSVVVLNAGSKLMYAREFSTTHRKVTLEGEAFFEVTRDSQRPFIIQSRDITTTVLGTSFSVHAYPDEYCCVTVKTGHVKVTLNDVNHQSIYLQSGEQAYLKNKGDEMEKRVVNSQLFTAWQNNHLIFNQLRFEDILKVLERNYGVKIHCSNHAIMQKQITTQYFNESLSSIIKDLQFMVNFKYEMNEDYISIY; encoded by the coding sequence ATGAAGAATAGACAATTTAAACGACTGTTAGATTTATACATTTCCAACGAGATTGATGCGAAAGGAAAGAAGACGATGGATGATTTTTTTGTTTTTTTTCAAACAAAAAATGAACGCGATGCATTTGCCAATGTACAAGAAAAAGAATCCATCCGAAAGGAAATATTTAGCAATGTAGTTACAAGCATAAAACATCAAAAACGGATTCGTATTTTGTCTTGGTTTACCCGGATTGCTGCCTCTATCATGATCGTTTTCGGAATAGGGTATGGCTTGTTACGGAGCTTGCATAATTATTCTTCAACTTCTATGGTTACAGTGAATACCAGATATGGTGAAAGACGGACCGTTGTGTTGAGTGATAGTTCTGTTGTGGTATTAAATGCAGGAAGTAAGTTGATGTATGCGCGTGAATTTTCTACAACGCACCGGAAGGTAACTCTTGAGGGGGAGGCTTTCTTTGAGGTCACGAGAGATTCCCAACGACCGTTTATTATTCAATCGAGAGACATTACTACAACCGTATTGGGTACTTCATTTAGTGTTCATGCATACCCTGATGAATATTGCTGTGTGACAGTTAAGACAGGTCATGTAAAGGTTACTTTAAATGATGTAAATCATCAAAGCATTTATTTGCAATCGGGGGAACAGGCTTACTTAAAAAATAAGGGCGACGAGATGGAAAAGAGAGTCGTCAATTCTCAGCTTTTTACTGCTTGGCAAAACAATCATTTAATCTTTAATCAGCTAAGGTTTGAGGACATACTTAAAGTATTAGAAAGAAATTATGGTGTAAAAATACATTGTAGTAATCATGCCATCATGCAAAAACAGATAACGACTCAATATTTCAATGAAAGCTTATCAAGCATCATAAAGGACCTACAGTTTATGGTCAATTTTAAATATGAAATGAATGAAGATTATATATCAATCTATTAA
- a CDS encoding RNA polymerase sigma factor, with the protein MRHRLLLDKIQQGDSDTFTDLFNEYWEQLYLFSFNILKDEGLAKDVVQDVFISIWNRRGELQISNLKSYLFQSVKFQAAKTIRDHLNLRIYADVYENIESNASNNVENEINYKELCGVVEQSMHKLPKKCAEVFYLSRHEGLSNLKVAEQLNISISTVENQINKALRIIKKDMHDYCLLLMVMYVLK; encoded by the coding sequence ATGCGCCATAGATTACTACTCGATAAAATACAGCAGGGAGATTCGGATACTTTTACTGATTTATTCAATGAGTACTGGGAGCAATTGTATCTTTTTTCTTTTAATATTCTCAAGGACGAGGGACTAGCAAAGGATGTGGTGCAGGACGTATTTATATCTATATGGAATCGCAGAGGAGAGTTGCAAATATCTAATTTGAAATCTTATTTATTCCAGTCTGTAAAATTTCAAGCCGCAAAAACTATACGTGATCATTTAAATCTTCGCATTTATGCTGATGTTTATGAAAATATAGAATCAAATGCATCTAATAACGTTGAGAATGAGATAAATTATAAAGAACTGTGCGGGGTTGTGGAGCAAAGTATGCATAAACTACCTAAAAAATGTGCAGAGGTATTTTATTTGAGTCGCCACGAAGGCTTAAGCAATCTAAAAGTTGCTGAACAACTGAATATATCCATTAGTACTGTCGAAAATCAGATCAACAAGGCCTTGAGGATTATTAAAAAGGATATGCATGATTATTGTTTGCTACTGATGGTCATGTATGTATTGAAATAA